The sequence acattgtatgtcctcccatggcccactgggtggactgtgggacagtgtgggctatggtgtggaccactgaccatgaggtgcagcggtgctgagatgtattcaccaagtgcaatgaatgtctcatgatgatggaggaggttgttgttatggggggaggagggtggggagtatatggggacctcatattttttgaatgtttacattaaaaaaataaagaccaaaaaaaagaaaaaaaaatactatctaaaaacaaaaaacaaaaaacaaaaccaactatGGGTTTCTAATCTTAAGACCAGAACTACACTGTTCcttaactagaaaaaaaaacactcagataaaacacaaatgtgaaagagaaaagctgaaaTGTATTTTTATCTGGAGGAGATATTGGAGATCAGCTACTATACCCCACACGTTTTAAGTTTGAATAAACAAGGGCCAAAGAGGATCCACGTTTTCTCCAAGGTCATTCTCAGGTCAGTGGCAGAGTTGGAAGTAAGACCCAGTCAAAGGACCAATTTCCAGACCACTGCACCACACTGCCTCTCAGCATCATTCCCACATCATGCCTCCCTTCCAGGGGAGTTTTTAACATTCTTGTAACCAAAGACTTCAAAATACCATCAAGATAATGGCTTCCTTCTATACTTACTCTGTCCTTGTCATGCAGCATATCTGCATAGGCTgacctagaaaaataaaaatacaggttaGTAATCTCCATTGATACACATCAACACATGAGAATATTCACATATATCAATATATTCCTAACAGCCAAGCCCATGTTTAGACTATTTCAATAGTTTTATAAGCTGTCATTCTCTGATACTacagaaaaaatagaaagatgtTCATCTTCAAAAAAGAAACCCAGACCCAACAGTAATTCCACAGCCACTAGCATACAGATCATGTTACATACTACGTATCTTTCTCCTCAGGAATGAAAAGACTCTATTTGCCTCATACTTTATATCAGCACTTTCATTTATGTCATCAGGGAAAACTATGAGTTTACCAAACCAGGTGCTAAAGAGGGAAGGGAGGGTTACATATCCCTATTTCCTAACACAGTAATTCACAAATTTGAAAAACATCTAGTAGGGTCAGGATGAGTCCCCAGGATGCTGCAGGCCCAGTCCAAAGATGCTTTTAGGAGTTTCAGGTGTAAGCTAAGGTACCCTCACTGGAACAGAGGATTTCCAGCTTTGGGTCAACATCAGGATCATCTGACAGCTTATTTTAAGTGCAGATTCCCAGGCTACTCCTAAAGAGATTCTGATCCACAAAATCCGGGCTAGGGCCTGGGAATCTACTTTACCTGGCGCTCCAGGCAGTTTTGACACAGATGGTTCATACTTTACACTCACAGGAGCACTGCACAAAAAGAATGGGGTGGTTTTCTATTAAGGCACACCGAGACTTTTTCATCTGAACCTACCTATCAATGTTTAGTTAAAAAAATGGTCCCTTCTACCTTTTTCTACTAAAGTAAAGAGGCATGTTCACGCACCATCTTCCGTGAATTATTACCCACCCACTCCACATCACTCAGGTGACATCACTCTCCCTAATACCACCAGCTGCCCCTAATAGCTAATCTGGGCAATCAGCATCTAGGACTTCTCAGCAGCCTCAGGTCCTGCTGGACACTCTCTTTTCTGAaactccctcctccttcccactCTTTGGCCATTCCCTCCTGGTTTCCCTTCTGCCTCCTTACCTATTCCAGGATTCCTTGGTCCTCTACCTTTCTCATTTGACACACCCTCCCTGAGAGACTGCAACTTCTCCCAGGTTCAATTCTCACTAATGATTGCAAATTCTCTGCCTCTGGACCCACATCTGTCCAGTGGTATCTCTACCTAGATGTGTCCAAACCCAAACACCTAATCTCCATCACCTTCCCCTCCCCATCTGCCCATTTTGTCTGTGTTTTCCCTCTCAGGGAATAATAGCTCAATCCACCCAGTCACTCTAACCAGAATTGGAgcttcttgaattttttttgcCCCCATTACTGCATCCAATGAATCACAAACTTAAAACTCCCTTGAAGCTATCTCTCCTCCTGACTTCCTCCACTACCCCTGCTTTGGGGTTGCAATATCCACCAAATGGGTCTTCTTTCCCTCAAACCACTTTGTATACTGCATTCAGTGGGATTCCCAAAATGCAATCTaatcttctttctctcctgtttaaTATCTCCGTCATTCAGAAAATAAAGCTCAAAATCTTTAGAAACACTAATATTTCTGAGCCCGTATTCTGTATCAGGTACTATAGGAAGAGCTTTTCCATTCCCTCCTCAAACAACCGTATGATAAAGGTATTATATAATGAGATATACATTCTTATATTGAGATATATATTATtatactgaggcacagagaagtagCCCCAGGTCACAGAGTTcagtggcagagccaggccaCAAACTCCTGTTGCTCTGCCTACATTTGCTGCCATCCTGCATGACATGATGCCTCTCTACCCCTTCCCCATCCTCTCTCACCACAGCCCTACATTTCCACCATACTACAGCCGCACGAACTGAGAGCCACTCCCCAAACCAATTCATCTGGCAGTTTCCACGTGTTATTCCTGTTGCTCAGAAtgtaatttctctccctttagaTGTGGGAAATCACTCAAACATCACCACTCTCCAGCCCAGTTAGTTCTTGCTGTTTCCATGAGCCTTTCTGCCCATTTCCACAGGTCTTTATCTCATTGTCCATGATTTTTTATGAAGAACTGTATTTTCTTCACCTTGGGAGTCATAGCCCTAGCACAGTGCAGGCATACAGTATGCTCTTAATGACTGCTAAACAACGATAAGTCACACACTATTAAACATCCTTTcacaggaacaaaaaaaaaaaatgcatttttcactttttccattCAGGAGAATTTGATCATATGATGAAGGTGTCACCATGTCAGGGGCACAAATAAATGTTTACATTTCATAAGCTTTACTATCACTACTTAACCTTGGACCCtcttgtgggaaacaaaggcatgttgtttccatggaagcaagttacttccttgaccactgagtcgtGCTGTATCCATAGCTATATGggaggtcataaatctagcaaggtgaTGTGTACGCACAGGTGGAACGAGGACTAGGTAGAACCGGACAACCTgtgcaacaagatttatgggtatgttttctcaacaatataatagaacactgtaattttgaactttgaattataatcatagcatttgatccattgtgttacacaggttgaggtaatgggaaaaGTTAGCTAGAATacttgctggttctcacgattgcttggggtatataaagaagcccctgagattaataaacttgtttGATGAGCTTGaagcttcaatgctctcagatcccctgatcccaatctctctttatctttcattcccgatacccttcaggtccgtGACTCCAACGCCCTCTCTCTGCTCCACTAAGCAGATCCTCTGCCTGACTCGCCAGTAGGCCTGACTTTGCTTAACCACCACACTAATCAAGATGGCTGAGCAGACCTGCTCACAACAAACACCTGCTCTGATCAGAAGCACTGAGACAGACTATTCCTCACCCCATTAGACTCCAAGGCATCTGGTTTGAGACCAAGCACCCCATTCAGCTGCAGCAGGAAGTGAACAAACCCTTGTTACCTTGCAATCTCCTGGTGGTAATCGTAGTGCTCATCCTCCTCCAGCCACTCCATGGATCCCGTTGTTGGATTGGCCCGCCCACAGAAGACTTTCATGGTGCCAATTAACTCCTCAGTTTAGCAGAGAAAAGCAGCTTTGCCAGTTCACTTCTGTGGACAGGTCTGATTGTCAGGAATCTATTCATattccaacattaaaaaatgtaggaaaaaagaaaaaaatctaagaaattGATAGGAATACAAAAGTCACTAGGGGGAACAATGGGTTGATGGGTAGTTTAGTCTTTGCAGCTAGAGTTATTTGGTTTTATATTCAGCATGTAACATCAAAAACTACAATACACACATTTGTAAAACTGTCTTGGAACTTCAGAAACGCTCAGTGATTCCAAAAGGGTCAAAGGAGCCTCACTGGTGCATCTGGGTATAGCACCctagaaaaagacaggagagaaggaaaagtaaataggagaaaagagacagtaggaaaggaaaacaaaaagagataaaggatggtGCTAATATATTGTCTCAGTTTATTACACATTTAGTTTagggaaaaatacaaagaaggaGCAATTCAAACTAATCAGGAAAATCTTCAGCTAAATGAATAAATTGCAGGTACATGTAAGCATGGATAATCCCAGAAATGTGCAAAAGAAGCAAATCATTGAATCTGTACGATTCCATtgatacataatttaaaaatatgcagaacAGAACAAAACAATATAGTCTTTGGGGATCACACTAAAAATTCTAGCACAGGAATGAGGACAGTGGTCACCTCTAGGAGAAAAGTGAAGGGGATGTGATCAAGAAAgccatacagggaagcagacttggcccaatggaaagggcgtctgcctaccacaagggaggtccgcggttcaaaccccgggcctccttgacccgtgtggagctggcccatgcgcagtgctgatacacgcaaggagtgctctgccacgcaggagtgtcccctgtgtaggggagcaccacacacaaggagtgtgccctgtaaggagagccgcccagcgtgaaagaaaagtgcagcctgcccaggaatggcaccgcacacacggagaactgacacaacaagatgacgcaacacagattcccggtgccgctgataaggatagaagcggtcacagaagaacacacagcaaatggacacagagagcagacaactgggggggggggagggggagagaaataaatatataatctttaaattgaaaaaaaggaaaaagaaaagccacacAGGGACTTCAAAAGTAACAGTAAACTTtatcacaattaaaaagaaataattaactcttttttaaaaatgattattgggtagcagatgtagcttagtggttcagtgcctgcttcccatgtacaagccccagggttcaatctccagtacctccaaaaaaaaaaaaaatttaataattatgtTCTTTTCCTTAGACTGGGTGGTGGGAACACCACAGGCGTTCATgatattgtctttttgttgtttctttgagGTACGAGAgttggggactgaacccgggaccttgtatgtgggaagtcagcactcaaccacggagccacatcagctcccatgaGGTGGTTTTTCaggtgtttgcttgttgtttgtttttgtttttaggaggcactggggactgatcctgggatcttccatgtagaaagcaggcattcaaccacttgagccacatccactacctgTCATGCTTTACACTGTCCTTTTTTATAATGATTAGGTTTTATCTATTCAATATTTAacttaaaaagcaatttttaaaaactcttcatCTAAAAAAAACATTTGCCTCAAATAaatctttcccctccccttcccttccccctccctgctgttttagccatctgtgtctatttgctgtgtgatcttctctatctatttctctttttgtcttctctttacatctttttcctctaggattcaccaggatttgatccctgggaactctgatgtggagagaggttccctgtcaattgtgccacctcagttcctggtttctgttgcgcttTACCTTGgtctccccttcttctctcttttgttgtgttactgtcttgctgcgtgactcacttgtacgggcattggctcactgcacaggcattcagctcaccacacaagcacacacatgggcacttggctcgctgcgtgggcattcagctcaccacgTATGCACCTGGTTCACTGCATGGACACTGGCTCGGcacaggggcactggctcaccgtgcaggcccactgtctcttcttctttttcaccaggaggccccagggatccaacccgggtcctcccacatggtaggtggaggcctcatcacttgagccacatctgcttgcgtCAAATAAATCTTGTGAGGAGGTCTGCTTCCCCAAATAGATCTGTTTTGGGGCAGTAGAGAAACAGCACAGCTCAAAGTATAAGGTACTTTTAGGCACAGGTTCTCCCAGTGCCCTTCCCACCTTATTCAGAAAACAGCAGGTGCTCCACATTCCCCTTCCCCTCATGTTAAACACAGGTCAGCTTCAGGAAACTTTGGAAAAAAGTGCTATTCCATAAGTCCCTAAACATTCCTAAGGCATTTTATTACCCAGAGTTTGACTTTCTTTTGAAGCTACCTAGTCACAAAGAATCAAAGACTAAGTAAACATTAAATTCTTatatataaaacacacacacacacattcttatAGAAAAAGATGGGAAACAAGATTTTCTAAAAAGACTCAGGCAGTCACTAGTCCAATTCAAAGAAGTCAGTTTGTCCTGTGGTAAAATTTCACTTCAAAACTCCCAGCCTATCTATCCTCTGGTAGCTGTCAAACTTTTTCATAAATCTAATAAGAAATATACTTTACACTGAGATTCAACATGCATGTATCTTAAAGGTTTCAcaaaacaatatttagtctttccatGGGCAAGACCCTCTGAAattgtctatttcatttttatttttataattgcagaTCCAGTAAATAGATTTCATAATTCACCAATTGGCTGAAACCTGCAGTTTGAAAAGCATTCCTATAATCAGTTTTGCATCTCTTATATAGTAATGTATATTAAAAACTACAGAGTAGACACTACCAGAATCTGTAATATGCTTAGAAAACTGGGTCCAACAAATGCtgtagtagaaaaatgaaagaccaCATCTGGCTGAATGCTCAGGGCAGGTTTAAAAGGTTAACAGGACTTGGAGAGTGTGGTGAGGGAGAAGACACTTAACTAGATTGAAAGGTTTAGACTGTCACACATAATGAATAAATCAGTTTGGCTGAGTGAAAATGGACAAGGAGTCAAACTGTTAGTGGGGTCCATATTGTGGAGTCCTGAAACCCTTATTCTGTGGTCCACATGGAATCAACGGAAAGATTCTGAAGTCATTTCACAGTTATGTGTGGTAAAGAGCTTTAATCATTCCTATGGAATTCCCTTCTTGTCTATGATGCTGATGAGGCTATAACTAGGACCACCGTGTCTTTTCAGACCTACAGAGAAGCCACTGGTTtagtataaatttaaataaacacTTGAGGATAGAAACCATATCCTGTGTTAATAACAATCTTATGGAATGAATGAACCTCTTCTGGGTGAATACTGTACACCTTCTATGAATAAATCCTATAATCTATTATTGTGCCTTGTCCACTCCCAGAAGGATCCCAAACTCCAGGTTCAGAGGATATTCTCTGTTCCACCTCCTCAGTCTCCAAGGGCTGTGCACTCACATGGTCATTTAtatggaagaaatggaaacaacCATGCCAAGCCCTGATTGCATTACTAGTCAGATTTCAGAGATGTTTGGTTCATTCACTCGAAATTTACTTAGTACCttatatatgccaggcactgtgttaggcaAAGGGGAAACCACAATAACGAGAGAGAGGAGGTCCCTGCCCTCCAAATTAAGACTCTGAGGGAGAAAGAGTAAACATAGACAATTACAGACTGAGGGAaacgactttggcccagtggttagggcgcccgtctaccatatgggaggtcggcggttcaaaccccggcctccttgacccgtgtggagccggccatgcgcagtgctgatgcgcgcaaggagtgccttgccacgcaagggtgtcccccgcgtgggggagccccacgcgcaaggagtgtgcccatgaggaaagccgcccagcctgaaaagaaagagcagcctgcccaggaatggcgccgcccacacttcccgtgccgctgaggacaacagaagaggacaaagaaacaagacgcagcaaacagacaccaagaacagacaaacgggggggaggaattaaataaataaataaatctttaaaaaaaaaaaaaattacagactgagttgaagaaaagaaatacacaaGATGCtatgaaagggagaaaaagatttGCGGAAGAACTCAGAAACGCGGCATTTGAAAGACCTGCAACATGAGCCAGGTCAAGAGTTGGGGGAGAAGTATTTACTTCAGGAATCCGTACCCACGTTTCCAGGTAAAGACCTAGGATCATAAATCAAAACTGACAAAAGCCTGAGTAGTCGGCTGAAGCACTCtaagcagaagaaatgagagaaaattagAGGCTTCTGCCAATCACGCAGGGCTTTGTCGGCTTTGGAAAAGTTTCGATTTTGTTCTTTAACGCGTGGGGCCACCTGAAGGTCTTAAAGAACAGCATGTCTACGTCGGCGCACGGTGTATGGTGAACAGACTGGTTTCCAACCATTCATAACACGGCGACTAGGAAACGCGTGCTCATCAGCAATTCCCAGAATCACAGAACCCTGATTAGCTTTGGGTACGAAGGCTGGAGCTCCCTACGTTTGCGGCCCGGGTATCTGTCGCCGAGGGGAGACGCCAGTATTGGGACCCTACACTCCAGCCTATCAGGGAACTCCGAATTGCCCCACGCGAACTTCAGAATAGTCCCACAGAGCCCCGAGAAGACGCGTGCCCAGGCGTCCAAATACGCCCCCGCCGGCTCCCTCCGCCAGCGTCCTGTGGGTGCGGACAGGAAGCCGGCTGCTCCCGGTAATTAACCGCGACCCCACCTATCCAATACGCTCAGCGCCTCACCCGCCGCGGGATCCACTCCCTACATCAGAGAGCCGCCACCGCCATCTTGCCGCAGCCGCCGCGCGGGGGCGGCACCTCCCTGCAGAAGGCGCGTGCGGAGGGGCGGAGCCCGGGATCGAATTTGAAGCTTTCCCATCGCACCCCGCGCTCTCCCACACTGCTCGGCGGCAGCCGCTATGGAAGCCGGTAGGACAGCGGTTCTACGAGTGAAGAGGAAGCGCAGCGCAGAGCCTGCCGAGGCTCTTGTGCTCGCCTGCAAACGGCTCCGGGGCGGCGGGGTCGAGTCGGCGGCCCAGGGAACGCCCCCTGAGGGTCTGGCGAGCGCGTCGGAGAATAATGTCTTCCAGCTGGTGGCCACCGTGCGCTCCCAGGTATTGGGGCCCTTGGGGAGGGACTCTTGGTGCTCGGCCTGAATGAAACCGGGTCTCCGAACCCTTTACGAACTCCTGCTTAGGCTGGCCCTGCTCCCTTGATTCTATCCAGGAGGAACCTGTCCAGCCCGTCGTGCGGGCCGCACTGCGCCCGTCCCAGGGCATCCAGCAACGCATCCGCCACGCCCTCCGCACATCGGCTCGGCAGATGCGGCAGGAGGGCCGCTACAGAGTAGTCTCCAGCCGCCGATCCTCAGACATCCCTTTGGGTGACCCGGACACCCAGGATGTGCAAGGGAACCCAGAGGCCGCTAGGAACGCAGGCTTCCAGCTCTTCGACCTGGTCCACGAGGAGGGAGATCCAGAGGCCACCGCCGCTGACTCCTACAGAGTAAGTATACACCAGGAGTCTGACCTTGGGTTTCTCAGGGCAGATAATACCAGGAGTTTGGGCCTGAGAGCAGCACACGGTCAAGAAACAGCATACGACTTAACCTTAGGGATGGATGATCCATATGACCTGATGGCTCGTTTTATAGATTTGATTGTTCATTCACCAACTATTTACTGAGCGTTCACAacatgccaggcattgttcttgGATTCTTTGGATATATCAATGAAGAGAAGAGAGTAACAGTAAACAAATGAATTCAATGTCTGATAGTgataaaagctgagggaggaAAACAAAGTTGGTGCCATTTGAAATAGTATGTAGGGCAGGTCTCACCAAGAAAATGACATTTGAGTGAAGACCTGAAGGAAGTGAATGACAGAGCCTAGTGGATTTGTAGGGGAGAAGCATTCTAGGCAGAGGACCTGCAAGTGCAAAGACTCTGAAGCAAAGTTCGCCTGGTGTATGCAAAGAGGTCAATGACGCAGAAGCCTAGtgagctgggagagaatggtatGGGAATTGTGGGGAGAATGCTGCTAGATCTTATATGTACTTGTAAGGACATTGCCTTTCACTCTGACTTAGATGGGGAGTCACTGGACAGCTTGGGAAAGAATGATAAAGCAGATGGGAAAAATGATCAAAGGGAGTTTAAGGGAGTGGTTCTGTATGTTATAGTTTGAGGCAGGCTTAGGTGTAGAATGCACATCTTCTCACATTTAATCCAGTGCTCTTTCTACTACATTACATTTGAATATATACTAAGTTTGCTATGTACCTcactatcttagtttgccaggattgctataacaaaatactacaaactaattgacttaaacaacagggtATCAGCAGGCTATGACTTCTCTGAAGTCTTAGCATTCTGGTGGTGACTTGCTGATCTATGGCTTGTATTTCCATGTCCAGATTTCCTTATGCTTATGAAGACTCCAGTCATTCCAGATTAAcatccaccctgattcaatttggcttcTAGGATCTTCAAAGagcttatttacaaatgagtccacattCACAGGACCAATGGTTAAGACTTGAAATCTCAATTTAAGATTTGCCTCCTGatgataaacatttaaaaacctttaatagttttttcagtttaaaaaatttaattttagttcAGATTTAATCAGAGCAagcaagaaatatttattcatgatACTACTACACCTGAATCTCAATTTGGTCATTATATCCACAGCTACATCTTTCATCAAAACCGTTTCAGACTAATTTATgagttaataatttttttaaagtaaactcgTGTTTTGTGGAATCCAATTAATTAAAT is a genomic window of Dasypus novemcinctus isolate mDasNov1 chromosome 18, mDasNov1.1.hap2, whole genome shotgun sequence containing:
- the SLC7A6OS gene encoding probable RNA polymerase II nuclear localization protein SLC7A6OS, which codes for MEAGRTAVLRVKRKRSAEPAEALVLACKRLRGGGVESAAQGTPPEGLASASENNVFQLVATVRSQEEPVQPVVRAALRPSQGIQQRIRHALRTSARQMRQEGRYRVVSSRRSSDIPLGDPDTQDVQGNPEAARNAGFQLFDLVHEEGDPEATAADSYRTSDPDVILCNSTELIRERLALSEDGPGIRHQEGQKDDGYVYDIYYLEMATPGWIENILSVQPYSQEWELVNEDQQPEEIYEDEDDENSENNWRNEYPDEEQSCDGDEDSRGSDEYSSLSEEERGTSRPQMWSRYPLDVQKEFGYDSPHDLDSD